The window CTTTTGTAAATGCACCAAAAAATAAAAATTTAGAATTTTATATTCTCTTAATTCCTAATGGAACATTTACTCCTTATTTATATAATTTTTTTCCAAAAAAAATTTTTGTATATAAAAAACCTTCAGGATATTTTACACTTCAAGAAATTCCAATTTGTAAAAATTTATGGATGTTTGCTACAGGAACAGCTATTGGTCCTTATTTATCTATATTACAAGAAAATTCATTAAAAATAAAAAAATTTGAAAAAATTATTTTAATATATTCTGTAAAATTTTTAAAAGATGTAAATTATTTATTTATATTAAAAAGATTACAAAAAATTTATAGAAATCGTTTAATTTTTAAAATTATTTTGAGTCAAGAAAAAAATCAAAAATATTTATTCGGAAGAATACCAAAATTAATTAAAAATTTTAAAATAGAAAATTTAATTAAAATACCTTTAGATCCAAAAAATTCACATGTAATGTTATGTGGCAATCCCAATATGATTATTGATACTCAAAATATCTTAATAAAATACCGAAATATGACAAAAAATTTACGTAAAAAACCGGGTCATATTACAACAGAAAAATATTGGTAATTTTTTTAAATATTTATTAAAAATAAAAATATTAAAATCTTGAAATATTAAAATTTTAAAAAATTGATTCTTATAAAAAATATAGGAATCAATTTTCAAAAAAAAATACAAAAAATATTAAGAAACAAAATACGAATATTTAATAAAAGGATTAGCATATTTAGTTAATATCATATCAGTACGTAATCCATATTTTTGTACTTCTTTTTCCGATGAATCAGGATTTTCTGAGGGATATAAATCTACTAATCTCGTAATTGTTACGTGTAATTTCCCATGTTTCATTTCATTAATTTCATAAGTAGTTAACATATCAAAAATATTTTGTGTATCTAAATTAGGATAACGTAATTCTAAATTTCTTAATGGTTCTTGTAACAAACCTGAATGTGCATATATAGAAAGTAATTGCTGTGTATTAAAATTTGGAATTTCTTTTTTAATTAAATCCATAACTTCTTGAGGATTTTCATTAGTAACTAATTTTCCATTTATAATATAATTAGTATCATCAATAGAATTTAAAAATCTTTCATCTAAAGAATTTGTAGTAGATAAATCTTCATATGCTTTATGCATTAAATCAGATAATATAGCAGTATTTAAAGAATGATTAGAAGCTCTTAAAATTTTCCAAGGAAAATTTAAAGATAATTGTGAAGAAATGTTATGTTGTTTATCTTTTTGAAATCTTTCAATATTTTTATCAGAAAAATGATGTTTCTCTAATAGATAAGAAGAATCACAATTTTTAGGAATTTCAATTTTTTTTGTTAAATTATCATGAGAAGAAACTATATGATAATTTTTTAAAATATCTTGAAATTCTTTAGTACTTTCTATCTCTTCTTGTAATGAAGGAAATTCAGGCTTTTTAATCTCATTATTAAGATCAGAAGAAAAATCATCAAACCAAGAAAAAATACTTGAAACACCTCGAGCTATAGGTATCCAAGAGATTTTAGGAACATTTAAGATATCTGTTCCTGAATTTAAAAAAGCATTTAAATAATCTCCTTCTTCAAAGTTTTTTTTTAATCTTGATTTAGAGGATTTTTCAAATGAAATTTTATTTTCATATTTTCTCATAGGATCAATAAAATTTTGTGTTTCTTCAGATAATAAAGATGTTAAATCCATTTCATCATAATGCTCCATATCATCTATATCATTTCTTAAAAATTCTTGCTCTTCAAGATCTAATTCTTCTGAATTATCTTTTAAAAAAATTGAACTTTGATCATTTTTAATTTCTGTAATATTTTCAATATTTTTTTGTAAAACCGGAGAAACATTTGTAGAAA of the Buchnera aphidicola (Nippolachnus piri) genome contains:
- a CDS encoding FAD-binding oxidoreductase, which codes for MWIESTKLKLKKWSHKLFTITLQAAIDEFQAGQFTKLSYFTPKKKRIQKAYSFVNAPKNKNLEFYILLIPNGTFTPYLYNFFPKKIFVYKKPSGYFTLQEIPICKNLWMFATGTAIGPYLSILQENSLKIKKFEKIILIYSVKFLKDVNYLFILKRLQKIYRNRLIFKIILSQEKNQKYLFGRIPKLIKNFKIENLIKIPLDPKNSHVMLCGNPNMIIDTQNILIKYRNMTKNLRKKPGHITTEKYW